A window from Vulcanimicrobium alpinum encodes these proteins:
- a CDS encoding DUF423 domain-containing protein, with the protein MNWGVAGAILLAAAVLIGAFGAHALRERLDAYATGIYERAVFYHAVHGLGLLALGIATSARVAAQPAADAAGWLIAAGIIVFSGSLYALALTGMRRLGAITPLGGLAFVAGWCAFALALSGGFATR; encoded by the coding sequence ATGAACTGGGGCGTCGCCGGCGCGATCCTGCTCGCCGCCGCCGTGCTGATCGGCGCGTTCGGCGCGCACGCGCTGCGGGAGCGGCTCGATGCGTACGCAACCGGGATCTACGAGCGCGCGGTGTTCTACCATGCCGTCCACGGGCTGGGCCTGCTCGCGCTTGGAATCGCGACGAGCGCGCGGGTCGCCGCTCAGCCCGCGGCGGATGCGGCGGGCTGGCTGATCGCGGCGGGGATCATCGTGTTCTCGGGGAGTCTGTACGCGCTCGCGCTTACCGGGATGCGCCGGCTGGGCGCAATCACGCCGCTGGGCGGGCTGGCGTTCGTCGCGGGCTGGTGCGCGTTCGCGCTCGCATTGAGCGGCGGTTTCGCGACGCGCTGA
- a CDS encoding polysaccharide deacetylase family protein → MRRKSVALTFDDGPSGWGSTDRILALLDGFGIKATFFVVGGMIDSNPQLAQREANVGHLVENHSMTHPEFSTLGRDAMIAELDGTTQRIVDLGVDSPQFFRPPYGDRDGSTLTDLLDERGLTPMLWTIDSRDWEIPDADTVHQNVLRDLRAAWSAGEMTNVVLFHDIQPHTPDVIEALVPDLVDEGCVFVRVDAV, encoded by the coding sequence ATGCGCAGAAAAAGCGTCGCGCTGACGTTCGACGACGGCCCGTCCGGCTGGGGCTCGACGGACCGCATCCTGGCCCTGCTCGACGGCTTCGGGATCAAGGCGACGTTCTTCGTGGTCGGCGGGATGATCGACAGCAACCCGCAGCTCGCGCAGCGGGAAGCGAATGTCGGGCATCTGGTCGAGAACCACAGCATGACGCACCCCGAGTTCTCGACGCTCGGACGGGACGCGATGATCGCCGAACTCGACGGCACGACGCAGCGCATCGTCGACCTCGGCGTCGACAGCCCGCAGTTTTTCCGGCCGCCGTACGGCGACCGCGACGGATCGACGCTGACCGATCTGCTTGACGAGCGCGGTCTCACGCCGATGCTGTGGACGATCGATTCACGGGACTGGGAGATCCCCGACGCCGATACCGTGCATCAGAACGTCCTGCGCGATCTGCGCGCGGCGTGGAGTGCCGGCGAGATGACGAACGTCGTACTCTTTCACGACATCCAGCCGCACACGCCGGACGTCATCGAAGCGCTCGTCCCGGATCTCGTCGACGAAGGCTGCGTCTTCGTGCGGGTCGACGCGGTTTAG
- a CDS encoding N,N-dimethylformamidase beta subunit family domain-containing protein, producing the protein MAAALEGYASATSVAPGDTLDLHVRASSAAFAHVAMQVVRRGRTDEPMLATTGDAFVPDGVQDDAALAVAGCNWPAADGLRITVPADWRSGYYLAHVSSGGAETWIPFFVRAANPGAQSRILVKMSDATAQAYTAWGGRSLYTAPHAPHISFDRPYDDLALFERYQVPFLQWLESRGIAYDLCSSLDLHRDPQLLAPYRLLVSIGHDEYWSLEMRDAVEAFVAAGGNVAFFSANTCYWQIRLALDGARIMTCYKETEGNPPDPSRDDPRRVTVRWYEPPVNRPESRLTGVSYKYGAGWWIDPTVPAQRYRGYTVADAGDWTLAGTGARNGDMFGAGTSVDDAILGYETDAVGDGTPPDFRVVARADLRDWAPHGQGGGASLGWYQRRGVVFTAGTVNWAGGLSAGGTNVVDTIASNVLRALTAAPVQPLAIPNADFSDWNGDLPAFWTIDGDGTLDAADPDEDANANTFRFAPQPVLARIDASTGETWAGRPDLSLDGRTRYGAGAWVRASSRGATIRLQTTDTWTDFGRAEHSGNGQWEYLFALGTPGRDGAVPARVKLQVAAGTQAVYGGVTVVPAFAPAP; encoded by the coding sequence ATGGCGGCAGCGCTCGAAGGGTACGCGTCGGCCACCTCGGTCGCGCCGGGCGACACGCTGGATCTGCACGTGCGCGCATCGAGCGCTGCGTTCGCGCACGTCGCGATGCAGGTCGTGCGCCGCGGCCGTACCGACGAACCGATGCTCGCCACAACCGGCGACGCGTTCGTCCCGGACGGCGTGCAGGACGACGCGGCGCTCGCGGTGGCGGGCTGCAACTGGCCTGCGGCGGACGGCCTGCGCATCACGGTCCCGGCCGACTGGCGCAGCGGCTACTATCTCGCCCACGTCAGCTCCGGCGGTGCGGAGACGTGGATCCCGTTTTTTGTCCGCGCGGCGAACCCCGGCGCGCAGTCGCGCATCCTCGTGAAGATGAGCGACGCGACGGCGCAGGCCTACACCGCCTGGGGCGGCCGCAGTCTCTACACCGCGCCGCACGCACCGCACATTTCCTTCGACCGGCCCTACGACGATCTCGCGCTCTTCGAGCGCTATCAGGTCCCGTTTCTGCAGTGGCTCGAGTCGCGCGGCATCGCGTACGATCTCTGCTCGAGCCTCGATCTCCACCGCGATCCGCAGCTGCTTGCGCCGTATCGCCTGCTGGTGAGCATCGGGCACGACGAGTACTGGTCGCTCGAGATGCGCGACGCCGTCGAAGCGTTCGTCGCCGCAGGCGGCAACGTCGCGTTCTTCAGCGCGAACACGTGCTACTGGCAGATCCGTCTCGCCCTCGACGGCGCCCGCATCATGACATGCTACAAAGAGACCGAAGGCAACCCGCCCGATCCCTCGCGCGACGATCCGCGGCGCGTCACGGTGCGCTGGTACGAACCGCCCGTGAACCGGCCCGAGAGCCGCCTCACCGGCGTGAGCTACAAGTACGGTGCGGGCTGGTGGATCGACCCGACCGTCCCCGCGCAGCGCTACCGCGGCTACACCGTCGCGGACGCCGGCGATTGGACCCTCGCCGGAACCGGCGCGCGCAACGGCGACATGTTCGGCGCCGGCACCAGCGTCGACGACGCGATCCTGGGCTACGAAACCGATGCGGTCGGCGACGGGACGCCGCCGGATTTCCGCGTCGTCGCACGGGCCGATCTGCGAGACTGGGCGCCGCACGGTCAAGGCGGCGGGGCATCGCTGGGCTGGTACCAGCGCCGCGGCGTCGTCTTCACCGCCGGCACCGTCAACTGGGCAGGCGGCTTGAGCGCCGGCGGCACGAACGTGGTCGACACCATCGCCTCCAACGTGCTGCGCGCACTGACGGCCGCACCCGTGCAGCCGCTCGCGATCCCCAACGCCGATTTCTCCGACTGGAACGGCGACCTTCCCGCGTTCTGGACGATCGACGGCGACGGCACGCTCGACGCCGCCGATCCCGACGAGGATGCGAACGCGAACACGTTCCGCTTCGCGCCGCAGCCCGTCCTCGCGCGCATCGACGCGAGCACCGGGGAGACGTGGGCCGGACGCCCCGATCTCTCGCTCGACGGACGCACGCGTTACGGCGCGGGCGCATGGGTTCGCGCGTCGTCGCGCGGAGCGACGATCCGCCTGCAGACCACCGACACCTGGACCGACTTCGGGCGCGCCGAGCACAGCGGGAACGGTCAATGGGAGTACCTGTTCGCACTCGGCACCCCTGGCCGCGACGGCGCCGTTCCTGCGCGCGTCAAGCTGCAAGTCGCCGCGGGGACGCAGGCGGTGTACGGAGGCGTGACCGTCGTGCCGGCATTCGCACCGGCGCCCTAA
- a CDS encoding FAD-dependent oxidoreductase, whose amino-acid sequence MDELQYDIVIVGASLGGVAAALRAGGMGADVCVLEASTWVGGQYTAQGVCKPDENKYIDSVGSTALYRWFKHLVRAYYRSNYRLTAAAAAMPLLNPGGPYPGFAVEPKVADRVLKQMLQGDAKVHLRLKNRVTSAETNGDSVTAVIATGPDGVATRYKAQMFLDATDLGDLLPLAGVEFAIGAESRAQTGEPLANDAHPEWIQPITVPIALERRPGGENHTIPKPANYDALKAQQRYDLKDGYISKMFTPGIDLWSYRRFIAASNFHDPAFPCDLSMLNMGFNDYQGGTLPTGDPARDLQVIEGARQATLGYLYWLQTECPHDDNPAVRGYPELRPRPDVFDTPGGTAPQPYIREGRRILALTTIVQQDVDTNEPRARNFGDACGIGYYGGLDIHANDAVGMPQSFSGVKPFQIPVGALVPRRVTNVLAACKNLGVTHITNGAYRLHPVEWNTGESAGALAAFAIQHGTLPRNVATSADLLEQFQKTLLDVGVPVFWWTDVPYGDPLFAAVQMLGVRGIVSGYDDMRYGPHDVLEKADQVAIDERLGSPTDWPSDPITRGDAAQLIASQLA is encoded by the coding sequence ATGGACGAACTGCAGTACGACATCGTGATCGTCGGCGCGAGCCTCGGCGGCGTCGCCGCGGCGCTGCGCGCGGGCGGGATGGGCGCCGACGTGTGCGTGCTGGAGGCGTCGACGTGGGTCGGCGGACAGTACACGGCGCAAGGCGTCTGCAAACCCGATGAAAACAAGTACATCGACTCGGTGGGCAGCACCGCGCTCTACCGCTGGTTCAAGCATCTGGTGCGTGCGTATTATCGGTCGAACTACCGGCTGACCGCTGCCGCCGCCGCGATGCCGCTCTTGAATCCGGGCGGCCCGTATCCGGGCTTCGCCGTCGAACCGAAAGTCGCGGATCGGGTGCTCAAGCAGATGCTGCAGGGCGACGCGAAGGTCCACCTGCGGCTGAAGAACCGCGTGACCTCGGCGGAGACGAACGGCGACAGCGTCACCGCGGTGATCGCGACCGGCCCCGACGGGGTCGCGACCCGCTACAAAGCGCAGATGTTTTTGGATGCGACGGATCTGGGCGATCTGCTGCCGCTGGCCGGCGTCGAGTTCGCGATCGGCGCGGAGAGCCGCGCGCAAACCGGCGAACCGCTGGCGAACGACGCGCACCCGGAGTGGATCCAGCCGATCACCGTGCCGATCGCGCTGGAACGGCGTCCCGGCGGCGAGAACCACACGATTCCGAAGCCGGCGAACTACGACGCGCTCAAAGCGCAGCAGCGCTACGATCTCAAGGACGGCTACATCAGTAAGATGTTCACGCCCGGGATCGACCTGTGGAGTTATCGCCGGTTCATCGCCGCGAGCAATTTCCACGATCCGGCGTTTCCGTGCGATCTCTCGATGCTCAACATGGGCTTCAACGATTATCAGGGCGGGACGCTGCCGACCGGCGATCCGGCGCGCGACCTGCAAGTGATCGAAGGCGCGCGGCAGGCGACGCTGGGATACCTGTACTGGCTGCAAACGGAGTGTCCGCACGACGACAACCCCGCGGTGCGCGGCTATCCCGAACTGCGGCCGCGTCCCGACGTCTTCGATACTCCCGGCGGTACCGCGCCGCAGCCGTACATCCGGGAAGGCCGCCGTATCCTCGCCCTCACGACGATCGTCCAGCAGGACGTCGACACGAACGAACCGCGCGCGCGCAACTTCGGCGACGCGTGCGGCATCGGGTACTACGGCGGTCTCGACATCCACGCCAACGACGCGGTGGGAATGCCCCAGAGCTTCTCCGGCGTGAAGCCTTTTCAGATCCCGGTCGGCGCGCTGGTCCCGAGGCGCGTGACCAACGTGCTGGCGGCGTGCAAGAATCTCGGCGTCACGCACATCACCAACGGTGCGTACCGGCTGCATCCGGTCGAGTGGAATACCGGCGAGTCGGCGGGGGCGCTGGCGGCGTTCGCGATCCAGCACGGCACCCTGCCGCGCAACGTCGCGACGAGCGCCGATCTGCTCGAGCAGTTCCAGAAAACGCTGCTCGACGTCGGGGTGCCGGTGTTCTGGTGGACCGATGTCCCGTACGGCGATCCGCTGTTCGCCGCGGTGCAGATGCTCGGCGTGCGCGGGATCGTCAGCGGCTACGACGACATGCGGTACGGCCCGCACGACGTGCTGGAGAAGGCCGACCAGGTCGCGATCGACGAGCGGCTCGGCTCGCCGACCGACTGGCCGTCCGACCCGATCACGCGCGGTGACGCCGCCCAGCTCATCGCAAGTCAGCTGGCGTAG
- a CDS encoding alkaline phosphatase family protein: MRRRSHIITGIAGITALSLLTACGGGQSSVLQAPGAAAASNSRSTQSANSTIRHVLLLSIDGMHAVDLQRFVSSHPQSALASLTSSGVTYTNAHAPYPSDSFPGLLALVTGGHPRSTGVYYDDSFDRALYPPGSNCTSTTGPGTEVVYDESIDRNDTVLDGGGSIDATKLPLAKNGGACTAVYPHSFLRVNTIFEVIKAAGGRTAWTDKHLSYELVNGPSGTGVDDLYTPEIAANGDYTKHFDTIRTYDDLKVLATLKQIDGYDHTGTHVVGTPAIFGMNFQAVSVGQKLLGGGYLDASATPTANLEAELEHTDASIGKMLAELTAKGLRDSTLVIVTAKHGQSPIDPQLRAAVDDGPYGTALAGNLGNGRYQTDDVALIWLQDQRAANVNSALANLRPVAATLHFDQGTVYGPSSLPAGFGSPSDGRTPDIAVEPNHGTIYTSGTKRAEHGGFADDDTHVALLISFPSQQPHVASQAVETTQVAPTILRLLGIERTRLQAVSAEGTPDLPELNIFNSVAH, encoded by the coding sequence TCGCACATCATCACCGGGATCGCCGGGATCACCGCGCTGTCGCTGCTCACCGCCTGCGGCGGCGGCCAGTCGTCCGTTCTGCAAGCGCCAGGTGCCGCCGCGGCATCAAACTCCCGCTCCACGCAGAGTGCGAACTCCACGATCCGGCACGTGCTGCTGCTCAGCATCGACGGGATGCACGCCGTCGACCTGCAGCGCTTCGTCTCGTCGCATCCGCAGTCGGCGCTCGCAAGCCTGACGAGCAGCGGCGTGACCTACACGAACGCGCACGCGCCGTATCCTTCGGACTCGTTTCCCGGATTGCTGGCGCTGGTCACCGGCGGCCATCCGCGCTCGACCGGCGTGTACTACGACGACTCCTTCGATCGCGCGCTGTACCCGCCCGGTTCGAACTGCACGAGCACGACCGGACCGGGGACCGAAGTCGTCTACGACGAGTCGATCGATCGCAACGACACCGTGCTCGACGGCGGCGGCTCCATCGATGCCACGAAACTGCCGCTCGCCAAGAACGGCGGCGCCTGCACCGCCGTCTACCCGCACAGCTTCCTGCGCGTCAACACGATCTTCGAAGTGATCAAAGCTGCGGGCGGCCGAACGGCCTGGACCGACAAGCACCTCTCCTACGAGCTCGTCAACGGCCCCTCGGGAACGGGCGTCGATGATCTCTACACACCGGAGATCGCGGCGAACGGCGATTACACCAAGCACTTCGACACCATCCGGACCTACGACGACCTCAAGGTGCTCGCCACGCTCAAGCAGATCGACGGCTACGATCACACCGGCACGCACGTCGTCGGCACGCCGGCGATCTTCGGCATGAACTTTCAGGCAGTGAGCGTCGGCCAGAAGCTGCTTGGCGGCGGCTACCTCGACGCGTCGGCGACGCCGACCGCGAATCTCGAAGCCGAGTTGGAACACACCGATGCGTCGATCGGGAAGATGCTCGCCGAACTGACCGCAAAGGGACTGCGTGACTCGACGCTCGTGATCGTCACCGCGAAGCACGGCCAATCGCCGATCGATCCGCAGCTGCGCGCCGCCGTCGACGACGGCCCGTACGGCACCGCACTCGCCGGCAACCTCGGCAACGGGCGCTATCAAACCGACGACGTCGCCTTGATCTGGCTCCAAGACCAGCGCGCGGCGAACGTGAACAGCGCGCTCGCCAACCTCCGTCCCGTCGCCGCGACCCTGCACTTCGACCAGGGCACCGTCTACGGTCCGTCGTCGCTGCCCGCCGGCTTCGGATCGCCCTCCGACGGCCGCACCCCCGACATCGCGGTCGAACCGAATCACGGGACGATCTACACCAGCGGAACGAAGCGCGCCGAACACGGCGGATTCGCCGACGACGACACGCACGTCGCGCTGCTGATCTCGTTTCCGAGCCAGCAGCCTCACGTCGCGTCGCAGGCGGTGGAAACGACGCAGGTTGCGCCGACCATCCTCCGCTTGCTCGGGATCGAGCGCACCCGGCTGCAGGCCGTCTCGGCCGAAGGCACGCCGGATCTGCCGGAGCTGAACATTTTCAACAGCGTCGCGCACTAA